Proteins from one Microtus pennsylvanicus isolate mMicPen1 chromosome 7, mMicPen1.hap1, whole genome shotgun sequence genomic window:
- the Zbtb7b gene encoding zinc finger and BTB domain-containing protein 7B has product MGSPEDDLIGIPFPDHSSELLSCLNEQRQLGHLCDLTIRTQGLEYRTHRAVLAACSHYFKKLFTEGGGSTVMGTGGGGGTATGGAGAGVCELDFVGPEALGALLEFAYTATLTTSSANMPAVLQAARLLEIPCVIAACMEILQGSGLEAPSPDEDDCERARQYLEAFATATSTASASGVPNGEDSPPQVPLLLPPPPPRPVARRSRKPRKAFLQTKGARANHLVPEQPTVLTHPLSYEEEGVVSRVGNTGGSGLGDSYSPPAGAASPPEGPLNYEVCEGEEEEEELAYPPAYGLTQSNEPSLSPEELGSDEDTIDPDLMAYLSSLHQDALAPGLDGQDKLVRKRRSQMPQECPVCHKIIHGAGKLPRHMRTHTGEKPFACEVCGVRFTRNDKLKIHMRKHTGERPYSCPHCPARFLHSYDLKNHMHLHTGDRPYECHLCHKAFAKEDHLQRHLKGQNCLEVRTRRRRKDDAPPHYPPPSTTTPSPAGLDLSNGHLDTFRLTLARFWEQSAPTGPPVTTQGPPEEEEEGTPTTPQAEGAMESS; this is encoded by the exons ATGGGGAGCCCTGAAGATGACTTGATTGGCATTCCATTCCCAGACCACAGCAGTGAGCTGCTGAGCTGCCTCAATGAGCAGCGCCAGCTGGGCCATCTATGCGACCTCACCATCAGGACGCAGGGGCTGGAGTACCGCACCCACAGGGCTGTGCTGGCCGCCTGCAGCCACTACTTCAAGAAGCTCTTCACGGAGGGTGGGGGGAGCACGGTTATGGGAACAGGAGGAGGTGGCGGGACGGCTACCGGAGGAGCAGGGGCCGGTGTGTGTGAGCTGGACTTTGTAGGGCCAGAGGCCCTGGGTGCCCTGCTTGAATTTGCCTACACAGCCACACTGACAACCAGCAGCGCCAACATGCCAGCCGTCCTCCAAGCTGCGCGGCTATTGGAAATCCcctgtgtcattgctgcctgcaTGGAGATTCTACAAGGTAGTGGGCTAGAAGCCCCTAGCCCAGATGAGGATGACTGTGAGCGAGCCCGACAGTACCTGGAGGCTTTTGCCACTGCCACCTCCACAGCCTCAGCTTCGGGAGTGCCCAATGGTGAAGATAGCCCTCCACAGGTGCCCCTCCTCCTACCGCCACCGCCACCTCGACCTGTTGCCCGCCGCAGTCGCAAACCCCGAAAAGCTTTTCTTCAAACCAAGGGGGCCCGAGCAAACcatctggtccctgagcagcccaCGGTACTCACCCATCCCTTGAGCTACGAAGAAGAAGGGGTGGTTAGTAGAGTGGGCAACACTGGGGGCAGTGGGCTTGGGGACAGCTACAGTCCTCCCGCTGGTGCTGCCTCACCTCCTGAGGGGCCCCTGAACTATGAGGTCTGCgagggtgaggaagaggaggaggagctggcatATCCCCCAGCCTATGGGCTAACACAGAGTAACGAGCCCTCACTATCACCAGAGGAGTTGGGCTCAGATGAAGATACCATCGATCCTGACCTGATGGCCTACCTAAGTTCCCTGCACCAGGACGCCCTGGCACCAGGCCTGGATGGCCAAGACAAGCTGGTGCGCAAACGCCGTTCACAGATGCCCCAAGAGTGCCCAGTGTGTCACAAGATAATCCACGGAGCAGGCAAACTGCCACGCCACATGAGGACCCATACGGGTGAGAAGCCCTTTGCCTGTGAGGTCTGCGGTGTCCGCTTCACCAG GAATGACAAGCTGAAGATCCACATGCGGAAGCACACAGGAGAGCGCCCCTATTCGTGCCCACACTGCCCAGCCCGCTTCCTGCATAGCTACGACCTCAAGAaccacatgcacctgcacactgGGGACCGGCCCTATGAGTGCCACCTGTGCCACAAGGCTTTCGCCAAGGAGGACCACCTGCAGCGCCATCTCAAGGGCCAGAACTGCCTGGAGGTGCGCACCCGAAGGCGCCGCAAAGATGATGCGCCACCGCACTACCCGCCCCCCTCGACCACCACCCCATCCCCCGCTGGCCTTGACCTCTCCAATGGCCACCTGGACACCTTCCGCCTCACTCTGGCCCGATTCTGGGAGCAGTCAGCCCCCACAGGACCCCCAGTCACTACACAAGGGCcccctgaggaggaggaggaggggacacCTACCACACCACAGGCTGAAGGTGCCATGGAGTCCTCTTAA
- the Dcst2 gene encoding DC-STAMP domain-containing protein 2, whose product MSKTDAVDWPPREKGPSRARAVVRSVGGFTLGLSLATAYGILELLVEGHSPYGCLVATVTLAAFLSLGMGFSRQVRVTVFLLLPQVFSRQGRMLLLVAAFGLVLQGPCANTLRNFTRASEAVACGAELALNQTAEMLERAKQPLVSALTKIKAIAQRAKVVADRVRRFFRSIMDGVKHVARALRNVWYWLLHIGDVCNSELGNPYTKCTRVFDDARDSCMKIMPRVAHLCYVIMPFKLALCGLASLVQMFCVIPMYLQLFLRRTISTPVMKLLNQVRREFEFNMTATHHFSVDLNASRSLSQVALDLHEAVSMKLHRTREALALMGYTMPLLFALLYLQALWYRYCYLNWDDFDNIYITSRFLHMEAVRSEAGLPTVLPLSSQEARYYIQPGSIFLSRWEQFFYVLETFDLARHLLLVFLLVFLDYAVFWVLDLARYHLQGEIVARSPVLVSITVEGTGYSGSIYRDLVSAFDVLQQGNISILSQRCLLHPSEPDASGYIVIGTMYGLCFFVTLCGSYVSRLRRVICASYYPSREQERISYLYNSLLRRRTNVLAAVHRAVMRRAADQGHMSVLQELAIRYPCLSPLLSPFLPNQHYCLGCGQPEDKGDMENFVSCSTPGCKGLYCLTCFRLLDNTCSVCASPLSMQGHLDLELDSSDEEGPPLWLSAARRRAAEQELQKAPGERLSDKPRPTSR is encoded by the exons ATGTCTAAAACTGATGCTGTAGATTGGCCCCCCAGGGAGAAGGGGCCCAGCAGGGCGCGGGCTGTGGTCCGAAGCGTGGGGGGCTTTACTCTGGGCTTGTCCTTGGCTACAGCCTATGGGATCCTGGAACTCCTGGTGGAGGGACACAGCCCCTATGGCTGTCTGGTGGCCACAGTCACTTTGGCTGCCTTCCTTAGCCTGGGTATGGGGTTCTCCCGCCAGGTCCGCGTCActgtcttcctgctgcttccCCAGGTCTTCTCCA GGCAGGGTCGGATGCTGCTGCTTGTGGCTGCATTTGGACTGGTGCTTCAAGGGCCTTGTGCCAATACCCTGCGCAACTTCACGCGGGCCAGCGAGGCTGTGGCCTGTGgggcagagctggccctgaacCAGACTGCAGAAATGCTGGAGAGGGCCAAGCAGCCCCTTGTCA GTGCTCTGACCAAGATTAAAGCTATTGCCCAGAGGGCCAAAGTGGTAGCTGACCGGGTCCGCAGGTTCTTCCGGTCCATCATGGACGGCGTGAAGCATGTGG CCAGGGCCCTGCGGAATGTGTGGTATTGGCTCCTTCACATTGGTGATGTGTGCAACTCAGAGCTGGGCAACCCTTATACGAAATGCACGCGGGTATTTGATGACGCCAGGGACAGCTGCATGAAGATCATGCCGCGGGTCGCTCACCTGTGTTACGTGATCATGCCCTTCAAACTGGCGCTCTGCGGACTTGCCAGCT TGGTCCAGATGTTCTGTGTCATCCCCATGTACCTTCAGCTCTTCCTGCGAAGGACCATCAGCACCC CTGTGATGAAGCTGCTTAACCAGGTGCGTCGTGAGTTTGAGTTCAACATGACAGCCACCCACCACTTCTCTGTGGACCTCAACGCCTCTCGGAGCCTGTCCCAGGTGGCCCTGGACCTTCACGAGGCGGTCAGCATGAAGCTGCACAGGACCAGGGAGGCCCTGGCCCTGATGGGCTACACCATGCCTCTTCTCTTTGCACTTCTCTACCTCCA AGCCCTGTGGTATCGGTACTGTTACCTGAACTGGGACGATTTTGACAACATCTATATTACCAGCCGCTTCTTGCACATGGAGGCAGTGCGTTCCGAGGCAGGGCTGCCCACGGTGCTGCCACTCAGTTCGCAGGAGGCCAGATACTACATCCAACCAG GCTCCATCTTCCTGTCCCGATGGGAGCAGTTTTTTTATGTGCTGGAGACCTTTGACCTTGCTCGTCACCTGCTCCTCGTGTTCCTCCTTGTCTTCCTGGACTATGCTGTCTTCTGGGTACTTGACCTGGCCCGGTACCATCTCCAGGGCGAGATTGTAGCCCGCA GCCCCGTGCTGGTGTCTATAACGGTGGAAGGGACCGGCTATTCAGGGAGTATCTACCGTGACCTGGTGTCAGCTTTTGATGTTCTGCAACAAGGCAACATCAGTATATTGTCCCAGCGCTGCCTCCTACATCCCTCAGAACCAGACGCCAGTGGTTACATTGTTATCG GTACCATGTATGGTCTGTGCTTCTTCGTCACCCTGTGTGGCAGCTACGTCAGCAGACTGCGGCGTGTCATCTGTGCCTCCTATTACCCATCCAGGGAACAG GAAAGGATCTCCTACCTCTACAACTCGCTTCTGCGTCGTCGGACCAACGTGCTGGCTGCAGTGCACCGGGCAGTCATGCGACGGGCAGCTGACCAGGGCCACATGAGTGTCCTCCAGGAGCTGGCCATCAG GTACCCTTGCCTAAGTCCTTTGCTCAGCCCATTTTTGCCGAATCAGCACTACTGCCTGGGCTGTGGGCAGCCTGAAGACAAAGGGGACATGGAGAACTTTGTGTCCTGCAGTACCCCAGGCTGCAAAG GTCTCTACTGCCTCACCTGTTTCCGTCTCCTGGACAACACCTGCTCTGTGTGTGCGTCGCCTCTCTCCATGCAGGGGCACCTGGACCTGGAGCT GGACTCCAGCGATGAGGAGGGTCCTCCGCTATGGCTGTCTGCAGCCCGCAGAAGGGCCGCTGAGCAGGAGCTCCAGAAAGCACCGGGAGAGCGCCTCTCAGACAAGCCCCGCCCAACGTCCAGGTGA